Proteins encoded in a region of the Megalops cyprinoides isolate fMegCyp1 chromosome 3, fMegCyp1.pri, whole genome shotgun sequence genome:
- the LOC118774483 gene encoding odorant receptor 131-2-like has product MANVTVFYNITFLHEDRGIPFKAILSMTPCFFFLYINFVMLVALRSKAIFRETSRYILFTNMLFADSLQLLICMLLYMFAVVRLYISGVACFIMVVTGGMTARISPLNLAVMSLERYVAICFPLRHAEIATSRRTGVAIAIVWFLGSLNSLTDVTLFVISGSSFATIWEFCSGSMMFQLEVSADINEAFQILYFLVVGIIIIYTYISIVVVARTAATDKASAAKARKTVLLHLIQLLLCLASTLFDTVVLVVNARLDRMSALNVQYAMFLGLVIFPRCLSPLIYGLRDQNVRSLLKYYFTCGFRNTIKPINIAL; this is encoded by the coding sequence ATGGCAAATGTCACAGTCTTTTACAACATCACATTTTTGCATGAAGACAGAGGAATACCTTTTAAAGCCATTCTTTCCATGACACCATGCTTCTTCTTCCTCTACATCAACTTTGTCATGCTGGTCGCGCTGAGGAGCAAAGCCATCTTCCGAGAGACCTCGCGATACATCCTTTTCACCAACATGCTATTTGCAGactctctgcagctgctgatcTGCATGCTGCTGTACATGTTTGCTGTGGTGAGACTGTACATCAGTGGTGTGGCATGCTTTATTATGGTAGTCACTGGAGGGATGACTGCTCGTATCTCCCCGCTAAACCTGGCCGTTATGTCTCTGGAGCGGTACGTCGCCATTTGCTTCCCTCTGAGACATGCTGAGATCGCCACCAGCAGGAGGACAGGTGTGGCTATTGCCATTGTGTGGTTTCTGGGCTCGCTCAACTCCCTGACTGATGTGACTTTGTTTGTGATCTCAGGGTCCTCCTTTGCCACCATATGGGAATTCTGCTCCGGATCCATGATGTTTCAGCTGGAGGTGTCTGCAGACATAAATGAAGCTTTCCAGATTCTCTACTTCCTGGTGGTGGGAATCATCATTATCTACACATATATCAGCATTGTGGTTGTTGCTAGGACAGCTGCCACAGACAAGGCTTCAGCTGCCAAGGCTCGTAAGACAGTGCTGCTGCACCTGATCCAGCTGTTACTATGCCTCGCATCCACACTCTTTGACACCGTAGTCTTAGTGGTAAATGCACGCTTGGACCGCATGTCTGCCTTAAACGTACAGTATGCCATGTTTCTGGGGCTGGTCATCTTTCCAAGATGTCTCAGTCCTCTTATATATGGGTTGAGAGACCAGAATGTCAGGTCCCTTCTTAAATACTATTTTACCTGTGGCTTTAGGAATACAATAAAACCGATTAACATTGCACTGTAA